A portion of the Adhaeribacter radiodurans genome contains these proteins:
- a CDS encoding Gfo/Idh/MocA family protein, whose translation MTQQKIKVAIVGLGFGAEFIPIYQKHPNAIMYAICQRNEDKLNEIGDAFGIEKRYTDYAELLKDSEVDAIHINTPIQSHAEQSLAALRAGKHVACTVPMATTVEECRQIVEAVKETGKTYMMMETVIYSREFLFVKEMYEKGELGKLQFIRASHQQEMAGWPGYWEGLPPMHYATHCVGPVLALPKAQAEYVSCFGSGRIDENLISKYGSPFAIESCHIKLKDSDLSAEVTRSLFNTARQYRESFDVYGSKKSFEWTLVEHEDNVIHTGETPEKVKTPDYAHLLPQEIQSFTQQGVYDSGDNQHLSFIQGSGHGGSHPHLVHEFLTALVENREPYPNAQQSANITCVGILAHESAMKGGEIIPLPDFTLA comes from the coding sequence ATGACGCAACAAAAAATCAAAGTAGCCATCGTCGGATTGGGCTTCGGTGCCGAATTTATTCCGATTTACCAGAAGCACCCGAACGCCATTATGTACGCCATTTGCCAACGCAACGAGGACAAACTAAATGAGATTGGCGATGCCTTTGGTATTGAAAAACGCTACACCGATTACGCCGAGTTGTTAAAAGACTCGGAAGTAGATGCGATTCACATAAATACGCCCATCCAAAGCCACGCCGAGCAGTCGCTGGCCGCTTTGCGGGCTGGCAAGCACGTTGCCTGTACGGTGCCTATGGCTACTACCGTAGAAGAATGCCGTCAGATTGTAGAAGCCGTAAAAGAGACCGGCAAAACTTACATGATGATGGAAACGGTGATTTACAGCCGCGAATTCTTGTTCGTGAAAGAAATGTACGAGAAAGGCGAGTTGGGTAAACTGCAATTTATCCGGGCTTCGCACCAGCAAGAAATGGCAGGTTGGCCGGGTTACTGGGAAGGTTTGCCACCCATGCATTACGCCACCCATTGCGTAGGTCCGGTGCTGGCTTTACCCAAAGCGCAAGCCGAATACGTGTCGTGCTTTGGTTCGGGTCGCATCGATGAAAACTTAATTTCGAAATATGGTTCTCCGTTTGCCATAGAATCCTGCCACATTAAATTGAAAGATTCCGATTTATCTGCCGAAGTAACGCGTTCCCTATTTAACACAGCCCGCCAATACCGCGAGAGCTTTGATGTGTATGGCTCGAAGAAGTCTTTTGAATGGACTTTAGTGGAACACGAAGACAACGTAATCCATACCGGTGAAACCCCCGAAAAAGTAAAAACCCCTGATTACGCGCATTTGCTGCCGCAAGAAATTCAATCGTTCACCCAGCAAGGCGTTTACGATTCCGGTGACAATCAGCACTTATCTTTTATTCAGGGTTCCGGCCACGGTGGTTCGCACCCGCACCTGGTACACGAATTTTTAACCGCATTAGTAGAAAATCGCGAGCCGTATCCCAATGCGCAACAATCCGCTAATATTACCTGCGTCGGTATTCTGGCACACGAATCGGCCATGAAAGGTGGCGAGATTATTCCTTTACCGGATTTTACGCTGGCTTAA
- a CDS encoding sugar phosphate isomerase/epimerase family protein: MALNVKFGVSTWLWTSPFDSTTLDLFPKIKSMGYDVVEIPVEDTSLIDAPKLKEALEANGLEGLICGAFGTTRDLTHEDELYQRNSIEYITQCFQISEAIGCSFVSGPMYSAVGKARLVSPEQKKIEWDRAVTNLRKVCEIANQYGQAIALEPINRFETDLINNAEDVMQLIRDINHPAAQVSLDGFHMNIEEPDIEKAILLVGDKLRHVQVSENYRGTPGTGQTRWDAFYRGLTAINYQGTVAIESFTPNVKELAGAVCIWRPLAESQDGFASEGIQFLKKWARGEEKVKNEDGIASALVGR; encoded by the coding sequence ATGGCATTAAACGTAAAATTTGGAGTAAGCACCTGGCTCTGGACATCCCCTTTCGATTCTACTACGCTGGACTTGTTTCCAAAAATTAAGTCGATGGGCTACGACGTAGTAGAGATTCCCGTGGAAGATACAAGCCTGATAGATGCTCCTAAGTTAAAAGAAGCACTGGAGGCAAATGGCTTGGAAGGACTAATCTGCGGCGCCTTTGGTACTACCCGCGATTTAACCCACGAAGACGAGCTTTACCAACGCAACAGCATCGAATACATTACCCAGTGTTTTCAGATTTCTGAAGCCATTGGCTGTTCGTTCGTGTCGGGCCCCATGTATTCGGCCGTAGGTAAAGCCCGCTTGGTATCGCCGGAGCAAAAGAAAATAGAATGGGATCGCGCTGTAACCAACCTGCGGAAAGTTTGCGAAATAGCCAACCAATACGGCCAGGCCATTGCATTGGAACCTATCAACCGTTTCGAAACGGACTTAATTAATAACGCCGAAGATGTCATGCAATTAATCCGCGACATCAACCATCCGGCCGCCCAGGTTTCCCTAGATGGTTTTCACATGAACATTGAAGAACCCGATATCGAGAAAGCGATCTTATTAGTTGGGGATAAACTACGACACGTGCAAGTATCCGAGAATTACCGCGGTACGCCCGGCACCGGCCAAACCCGCTGGGATGCTTTCTACCGCGGCCTCACTGCCATCAATTACCAGGGCACCGTCGCCATCGAAAGTTTTACGCCTAACGTGAAAGAACTTGCCGGAGCCGTGTGTATCTGGCGCCCTTTGGCCGAAAGCCAGGATGGTTTTGCTTCGGAAGGCATTCAATTTTTAAAAAAATGGGCCAGAGGGGAAGAAAAAGTAAAGAATGAAGATGGTATTGCGAGTGCTTTAGTAGGGAGGTAA
- a CDS encoding PVC-type heme-binding CxxCH protein encodes MQRSIFIFFFITLVVGGCMKNPNSSQGTSQAPRRVEVLFLGHKSEHHNSDKYAPTLATALFSRGINITYTTTPTDLNPENLKKYDGLIIYANHEKIEPEQDQALTEFVESGKGFIPIHCASFCFQNSENYIKMVGGQFKTHKTGDFTAKITDAKHPTMQGITEFSTWDETYVHDKLNPDNKVLMTRDEGGRPEPWTWVREQGKGRVFYTAYGHDERTWNNPGFQKLIGNGVLWAVGDKVSKQVEKLALPTLTYVDAAVPNYEKRDPAPKFQNPLSPAESQKLIQVPVDFDIQLFAAEPDIINPISMAWDERGRLWVIETVDYPNEVREEDGVGDDRIKICEDTNGDGKADKFTIFADKLNIPTSIVFANGGIVISQAPVFMFLKDTNGDDKADVREVIIDGWGKSDTHAGPSNLKYGLDNKIWGTVGYSAFKGTGENQNLAFSQGLYRFNPDGKNLEFLAKTSNNTWGLGFNENFDVFLSTANNTHSAYYYMPDKNLKRVLVGGSGAQGIKKIDGHYDMHTMTPNLRQVDVHGGFTAAAGHNLYTARNFPKEYWNRIAFVCEPTGRVVHNAIMEPSGAGYVEKDGWNFLASSDEWMGPVHAEVGPDGAVWVADWYDFIIQHNPTPTPERGGYQAENGKGNAYINPLRDHDKGRIYRVVYKNAKPYEPIKLDKNKPETLVAALNNDNMFWRTTAQRLIVEGKHQSVLPELYKIAANQSVDEIGVNAPAVHALWTMHGLGALSGSNPEALQVAIRALSHPAAGVRKTAIQVLPRTPEVKQALLKSNLINDPAQPTRLTAILAMAEMPTASDIGQAVYTASLSPDNDKDPALAQALFVATAKHQAGFKEAMQKDTKAAESASAGLVPRITQSLDKDVRLLERWSRMPAAEAPNVAGKEITIKSAVIKPRTGKPSGVIMTHGDTNQGYGLYIDDDKVNLLVKQNGKPYSISAPVPQENRFEVIAQVAQNGKLVLQLDGKTVAEGKAPGLFKQPLTSDLAIGVGGKDDKKFGPYKDDFNFDGNLSNTFLEVGSIVVTAVPTTEKADVTINMKVVKDQMQFDKKTFTVKAGQVVELVLENPDFMQHNWVLVMTGMADKVGAAADKLAADPKGAEKNYVPKMNEVIAATDLVNPEGRTVIRFKVPQKTGDYPYVCTFPGHWRIMNGVMKVTN; translated from the coding sequence ATGCAGCGAAGTATTTTTATCTTTTTCTTTATTACTCTGGTTGTAGGCGGTTGTATGAAAAACCCCAACTCCAGCCAAGGTACCAGTCAGGCTCCCCGGCGGGTCGAAGTTTTGTTTTTGGGCCATAAAAGTGAGCACCACAACTCCGATAAATATGCGCCTACTTTAGCCACGGCCTTGTTCAGCCGCGGCATTAATATCACGTACACCACCACCCCTACCGATTTAAATCCGGAAAATTTAAAAAAATACGACGGTTTAATTATTTACGCCAACCACGAAAAAATTGAGCCGGAGCAGGACCAAGCTTTAACGGAGTTTGTGGAGAGTGGTAAAGGATTTATTCCTATTCACTGCGCGTCGTTTTGTTTCCAGAACTCCGAGAACTACATAAAAATGGTAGGTGGGCAGTTCAAGACTCATAAAACCGGCGACTTTACCGCTAAAATTACGGATGCCAAACACCCAACCATGCAAGGCATTACCGAGTTCTCTACCTGGGACGAGACCTACGTACACGACAAATTGAACCCCGATAACAAGGTACTCATGACCCGCGACGAAGGCGGGCGTCCGGAGCCCTGGACCTGGGTACGGGAGCAAGGCAAAGGCCGCGTATTTTATACCGCTTACGGCCACGACGAGCGCACCTGGAACAATCCGGGCTTTCAGAAATTAATTGGCAATGGTGTTTTATGGGCCGTAGGTGACAAAGTGAGCAAGCAAGTTGAGAAATTAGCTTTGCCGACCTTAACCTACGTAGATGCCGCCGTTCCGAACTACGAAAAACGCGATCCGGCTCCAAAATTTCAAAATCCATTAAGCCCCGCCGAATCGCAGAAATTAATACAAGTACCCGTTGATTTTGATATCCAATTATTTGCCGCCGAACCAGATATTATCAACCCGATCTCTATGGCCTGGGACGAACGCGGCCGTTTGTGGGTAATTGAAACCGTAGATTACCCCAACGAAGTGCGCGAAGAAGATGGCGTGGGCGACGACCGCATTAAAATTTGCGAAGACACCAATGGCGATGGCAAAGCTGATAAGTTTACCATTTTTGCGGATAAGCTCAACATCCCTACCAGCATTGTGTTTGCCAACGGCGGTATTGTTATTTCCCAAGCCCCGGTATTTATGTTTTTAAAAGATACCAACGGCGACGATAAAGCCGATGTGCGCGAAGTAATTATTGATGGCTGGGGAAAATCGGATACCCACGCCGGACCATCTAACTTAAAATATGGCCTGGATAACAAAATCTGGGGCACGGTAGGTTACTCGGCTTTTAAAGGCACCGGCGAGAATCAAAATCTTGCTTTCAGCCAGGGCTTGTACCGCTTTAACCCCGATGGTAAAAATTTAGAATTTTTAGCGAAAACCAGCAACAACACCTGGGGTTTAGGCTTCAACGAAAACTTTGACGTGTTTTTATCCACAGCTAATAATACGCATAGCGCTTATTATTACATGCCCGATAAAAATTTAAAAAGAGTATTAGTAGGTGGCAGCGGCGCCCAAGGAATTAAAAAAATCGATGGCCACTACGACATGCACACCATGACGCCTAATTTGCGCCAGGTTGACGTACACGGTGGTTTTACCGCCGCCGCTGGTCATAACCTGTATACGGCCCGTAACTTCCCGAAAGAATACTGGAACCGCATTGCTTTTGTGTGCGAACCAACCGGCCGCGTAGTACATAACGCCATCATGGAGCCGAGCGGCGCTGGTTACGTAGAAAAAGACGGGTGGAATTTCCTAGCTTCTTCTGACGAATGGATGGGCCCGGTTCACGCCGAAGTTGGTCCGGATGGCGCCGTGTGGGTTGCCGACTGGTACGATTTTATTATTCAGCACAACCCTACCCCAACCCCGGAGCGCGGTGGTTACCAAGCCGAAAATGGTAAAGGAAACGCCTACATCAACCCATTGCGCGACCATGACAAAGGTCGGATTTACCGGGTAGTTTACAAAAACGCCAAACCCTACGAGCCAATTAAATTAGATAAAAACAAACCCGAGACTTTAGTAGCTGCTTTAAACAACGACAACATGTTTTGGCGTACTACGGCCCAGCGGTTAATCGTAGAAGGCAAACATCAATCTGTATTACCAGAGTTATATAAAATAGCCGCTAACCAAAGCGTAGACGAAATTGGCGTAAATGCTCCGGCAGTTCACGCCCTTTGGACCATGCACGGTTTAGGTGCTTTATCGGGCTCTAACCCCGAGGCTTTGCAGGTAGCTATTAGAGCTTTATCGCACCCGGCAGCTGGCGTTCGTAAAACCGCCATTCAGGTATTACCCCGTACGCCGGAAGTAAAGCAAGCGTTATTAAAATCTAATCTGATTAATGATCCGGCGCAGCCTACCCGTTTAACCGCTATCCTGGCCATGGCCGAAATGCCGACTGCTTCCGATATTGGGCAAGCAGTTTATACCGCTAGTTTATCCCCGGACAACGACAAAGACCCGGCTTTAGCGCAAGCTTTATTTGTAGCCACGGCCAAGCATCAAGCGGGCTTTAAAGAAGCCATGCAAAAAGATACGAAAGCAGCAGAATCAGCTTCGGCTGGTTTAGTACCTCGCATTACTCAAAGCTTAGATAAAGATGTGCGGTTACTGGAAAGATGGTCCCGGATGCCGGCTGCCGAAGCACCGAATGTAGCAGGCAAAGAAATCACCATTAAATCAGCGGTTATTAAGCCCAGAACCGGCAAACCTAGCGGCGTTATCATGACGCACGGCGATACCAACCAAGGTTACGGATTGTACATCGATGATGATAAGGTAAACCTGTTGGTGAAACAAAACGGCAAACCTTACTCTATTTCGGCCCCCGTACCGCAGGAAAACCGCTTCGAAGTAATAGCCCAAGTGGCGCAAAATGGCAAGCTAGTCCTACAACTCGATGGTAAAACCGTAGCCGAAGGCAAAGCGCCGGGTTTGTTTAAGCAACCGCTTACTTCTGATTTGGCTATTGGTGTAGGTGGAAAAGACGACAAAAAATTCGGCCCGTATAAAGACGATTTTAACTTCGATGGTAACTTATCCAACACTTTCCTGGAAGTAGGTTCTATTGTGGTTACCGCCGTTCCTACTACTGAAAAAGCTGATGTTACCATTAACATGAAGGTGGTGAAAGATCAGATGCAATTCGATAAAAAAACCTTTACGGTTAAAGCCGGTCAGGTAGTAGAACTGGTACTGGAAAATCCGGATTTTATGCAGCACAACTGGGTACTTGTAATGACGGGTATGGCCGATAAAGTTGGTGCTGCTGCCGATAAACTAGCTGCCGATCCCAAAGGAGCTGAGAAAAACTACGTACCCAAAATGAATGAAGTAATTGCCGCCACTGACTTAGTAAATCCCGAAGGCCGTACGGTAATCCGGTTTAAAGTACCGCAAAAAACCGGTGACTACCCTTATGTGTGTACCTTCCCGGGCCACTGGCGCATCATGAACGGGGTAATGAAAGTAACTAACTAA
- a CDS encoding phytanoyl-CoA dioxygenase family protein: MINETLASPTNYPLSSADIDSYHRDGHILLRQVASTEEVKNYRTAINEAVTKYNTETRALSERDTYGKAFLQIMNLWEQDQAVRKFVLAKRFAQIAADLMGCENVRIYHDQALFKEPGGGFTPWHQDQYYWPLDTNKTITLWMPLVEITEEMGIMKFASGSHTEGYIDKLGISDASQNFLEEYIKKNNFPVSTTSFMQAGDATFHSGWTLHGAPGNNSGTMREVMTIIYFADGARALEPDNKNRVADLERWLPGIKPGELAASPLNPLVL, from the coding sequence ATGATAAACGAAACGCTTGCTTCTCCTACAAATTACCCGCTTAGCTCCGCTGATATAGATTCGTATCACCGGGATGGCCACATTTTACTGCGTCAGGTGGCCAGTACCGAGGAGGTGAAAAATTACCGCACCGCCATTAATGAGGCAGTTACTAAATACAATACCGAAACCCGCGCTTTATCAGAACGCGATACTTACGGGAAGGCTTTTTTGCAGATTATGAATTTATGGGAACAAGACCAAGCGGTACGTAAGTTTGTGCTGGCCAAACGATTCGCCCAAATTGCCGCAGACCTGATGGGTTGCGAGAACGTACGTATTTACCACGATCAGGCTCTTTTTAAAGAACCCGGTGGCGGTTTCACGCCCTGGCACCAAGACCAATATTATTGGCCTTTAGATACTAACAAAACCATTACCCTTTGGATGCCACTGGTGGAAATAACCGAAGAAATGGGAATTATGAAATTTGCCTCCGGCTCCCATACCGAAGGCTACATTGATAAATTAGGCATATCAGATGCTTCCCAAAATTTTCTGGAGGAATATATTAAAAAGAATAATTTTCCGGTTAGTACCACTTCGTTCATGCAGGCCGGCGACGCTACTTTCCATTCTGGCTGGACTTTACACGGTGCTCCCGGAAATAATTCTGGTACCATGCGCGAGGTAATGACCATTATTTACTTTGCCGATGGTGCACGCGCCTTAGAACCCGATAATAAAAACCGCGTAGCTGATTTGGAACGTTGGTTACCCGGCATAAAGCCAGGTGAATTAGCAGCTAGTCCGCTAAATCCTTTGGTGCTATAG
- a CDS encoding AraC family transcriptional regulator: protein MRALLEKIPTTEQGSFTVREFKLPFFDAPLHFHSEFELTLILAGQGKRIVGDSIVDFKPGDLALLGPNLPHYWHSDKQYDNGKLSSQSIVIQFDSHFLGEKFFSIPEMTNIRRLLDKARQGLSFEEKVRLETARRMQHLLQLNGAKQLFELLALLDFLASSPGQQQIASAGFSLYADTFDCERINSVCQYVFNSFTEEVTITHAASLAHLSVPAFCYYFKKRTRRSFSQFVNEIRIGNACKLLMETDRTISEICYASGFRNLSNFNRRFKELQHISPLEYRRQF from the coding sequence ATGCGTGCTTTATTAGAGAAAATACCCACAACCGAGCAAGGTTCTTTTACGGTTCGAGAATTTAAGTTGCCTTTTTTTGATGCGCCCTTGCATTTTCATTCGGAATTTGAGCTTACCTTAATTTTAGCCGGCCAAGGTAAACGAATTGTAGGAGATTCAATTGTGGATTTTAAACCGGGCGATTTGGCTTTATTAGGTCCTAATTTGCCCCATTATTGGCACAGCGATAAACAATATGATAATGGTAAGTTAAGCTCGCAATCTATTGTAATTCAATTTGATTCCCACTTTTTAGGCGAGAAGTTCTTTTCCATACCCGAAATGACAAATATCCGGCGCTTACTCGATAAAGCCCGGCAAGGTCTTTCTTTTGAGGAGAAAGTTCGCCTGGAAACAGCCCGTCGCATGCAGCATTTATTGCAACTAAATGGGGCCAAACAATTATTTGAACTTTTAGCACTTTTAGATTTTCTGGCAAGTTCGCCGGGCCAACAGCAAATAGCCAGTGCGGGCTTTAGTTTGTACGCCGATACTTTTGATTGTGAACGGATTAACAGCGTTTGCCAATATGTATTTAATTCCTTCACCGAAGAAGTAACAATAACTCACGCGGCTTCGCTAGCTCATTTAAGTGTACCCGCTTTTTGTTATTATTTTAAAAAACGAACTCGCCGCAGCTTTTCGCAATTTGTGAATGAAATCCGGATTGGGAATGCCTGTAAGTTGCTCATGGAAACCGACCGTACTATTTCGGAAATTTGTTATGCCAGTGGCTTTCGTAATTTATCCAATTTCAACCGGCGGTTTAAAGAACTTCAACATATTTCGCCTTTAGAATACCGCCGGCAATTTTAA
- a CDS encoding DUF4476 domain-containing protein, translating to MKRLGILLFGLFFWTQYALALPSATATFFSKKGEAFQFIFDGRFVNRGGTNVVRLYDIPAGYHTAEFRIPGRRGVLVHRTQVYIEPARQSEFILQIVGYGRQALVRKVAEKPLRPYHPNQRPSSSHYQETEPYGNNDYESNVDRYGQDDRYNESDNTNRPEQCRDILGKQQVDLLLQSMATRNSETSKESIARQALSQNSVLAEDLKEILAQFQYENTRLEFAKFAYNATCDRRNFYVVNEVLTYDASIRELEEYINRR from the coding sequence ATGAAACGTTTGGGTATCTTGTTATTCGGGCTCTTCTTCTGGACTCAGTATGCGCTTGCTTTACCAAGCGCTACCGCCACCTTTTTTAGTAAAAAAGGCGAAGCCTTTCAGTTTATTTTTGATGGCCGGTTTGTCAATCGGGGTGGAACCAATGTAGTGCGCCTGTACGATATTCCGGCGGGTTATCATACTGCTGAGTTCCGGATACCCGGTCGGCGGGGAGTTTTAGTTCACCGAACGCAAGTATATATAGAACCAGCCCGGCAAAGTGAATTTATACTGCAAATAGTTGGCTATGGCCGGCAGGCTTTAGTGCGAAAAGTAGCTGAAAAACCCTTACGCCCCTATCATCCTAACCAGCGACCATCCTCATCACATTATCAGGAAACCGAACCTTATGGTAATAACGATTATGAGTCTAATGTTGACCGGTATGGACAAGACGACCGTTACAACGAATCTGATAATACGAACAGGCCAGAACAATGCCGTGATATACTGGGAAAACAGCAAGTAGACCTTTTACTGCAAAGTATGGCCACTCGCAACAGCGAAACCAGTAAAGAATCTATTGCCCGGCAGGCTTTGAGCCAGAACAGTGTATTAGCCGAAGATTTAAAAGAAATTCTGGCGCAATTTCAATACGAAAATACCCGTTTAGAATTTGCTAAGTTTGCCTACAATGCCACCTGCGATCGTCGCAATTTTTATGTTGTAAACGAAGTATTAACCTACGATGCTAGTATTCGCGAGTTAGAAGAATATATTAACCGGCGTTAA
- a CDS encoding AIR synthase related protein — translation MENRYLRRGVSASKEDVHAAIKNIDKGLFPKAFCKIIPDILGNDPDYCNIMHADGAGTKSSLAYLYWRETGDLSVWKGIAQDAIIMNTDDLLCVGATDTILLSSTIGRNKNLVPGEVIAAIINGTEEILQMLRDNGIGIYSTGGETADVGDLVRTIIVDSTVTARLRRDEVISNNTIQPGDVIVGFASFGQATYETEYNGGMGSNGLTSARHDVFHKYLAAKYPESFDPSVPKDLIYSGKYKLTDPVADTGLDVGKLVLSSTRTYAPVVKKILNQHRANIHGMVHCSGGGQTKVLHFTDKVHIVKDNLFEIPPLFQIIQEESQTSWAEMYKVFNMGHRLEIYLNEEHAADLIAIAKSFNIQAQIIGHVEPSDNNNLTIRNKQGEFTY, via the coding sequence ATGGAAAACAGGTATCTCCGGCGGGGCGTTTCGGCCTCGAAAGAAGACGTACACGCAGCTATTAAAAACATAGATAAAGGGCTTTTTCCGAAAGCATTCTGTAAAATTATTCCCGATATTTTGGGTAATGATCCGGATTACTGCAATATTATGCACGCCGATGGGGCCGGTACTAAATCGTCGTTAGCGTATCTTTATTGGCGCGAAACTGGTGATTTATCGGTTTGGAAAGGCATTGCGCAGGATGCCATCATCATGAATACCGATGATTTACTGTGTGTAGGAGCAACAGATACTATTCTGTTATCGTCTACCATTGGCCGGAACAAAAACCTGGTACCCGGCGAAGTAATTGCCGCTATTATTAATGGTACCGAAGAAATTCTGCAAATGCTCCGCGATAACGGCATTGGCATTTACAGCACGGGCGGCGAAACCGCCGATGTAGGAGATTTGGTCCGGACGATAATTGTAGATAGTACTGTTACTGCCCGCCTACGCCGCGACGAAGTTATTTCCAATAATACCATTCAACCCGGCGATGTGATTGTTGGGTTTGCTTCCTTCGGACAAGCAACTTATGAAACAGAATACAATGGCGGTATGGGCAGCAATGGTTTAACTTCGGCCCGGCACGATGTTTTTCATAAATATTTAGCAGCCAAATACCCCGAAAGCTTTGACCCAAGTGTACCCAAAGATTTAATTTACTCCGGTAAATATAAACTAACCGACCCAGTAGCCGACACGGGTTTAGATGTAGGCAAATTAGTACTCTCCTCTACCCGTACGTATGCCCCGGTAGTAAAAAAAATATTAAACCAGCACCGGGCAAATATTCACGGCATGGTTCATTGCAGCGGTGGCGGCCAGACCAAAGTGCTGCACTTTACCGATAAGGTGCACATTGTAAAAGACAATCTATTTGAGATACCACCTTTATTTCAAATTATTCAGGAAGAAAGCCAGACCAGTTGGGCCGAAATGTATAAGGTGTTCAACATGGGCCATCGTCTGGAAATTTACTTAAATGAAGAACATGCTGCAGATTTAATTGCGATTGCCAAATCGTTTAACATCCAAGCTCAAATAATCGGCCACGTAGAACCAAGCGATAATAATAACCTGACCATTCGAAACAAACAAGGTGAATTTACCTATTAA